From the Myripristis murdjan chromosome 14, fMyrMur1.1, whole genome shotgun sequence genome, one window contains:
- the ets2 gene encoding protein C-ets-2 has protein sequence MDQCAPLSTGRQSTLKRQLAFDLFEDPMSLLMGHYLPSDDEQSLQEVPSGLDCLPQDLDHCSVPLLTPCSKAVMSQALKASFSGFSKVQLSCGISKNPCRWTRQHVLQWLQWAVSEFSLAEVDYVKFNMTGQQLCDLDKDAFLQLAPDFVGDILWEHLDQMMKECQEDEAMSETQSGIVPSAVHWMSSADDSRAAVQLHASGNSLLRQLFESSDKTSALILDQEFFPPSKPQLDLSYMTESQHFSSAGSMSKPFSLQDQSSLDSVENYEGLRSWGSQSSLADTQRVPSLDSFDDEHSAASLGFSQQSLSFKDYIQGRNELSEAGKPAVPAAALARFTGSGPIQLWQFLLELLTDKNCQSIISWTGDGWEFKLTDPDEVAQRWGQRKNKPKMNYEKLSRGLRYYYDKNIIHKTSGKRYVYRFVCNLEKLLGYSAEELHVVFGVRPDTED, from the exons ATGGATCAATGTGCTCCACTGTCCACTGGCCGTCAGTCCACCCTCAAG AGGCAGCTCGCGTTTGACTTGTTTGAAGACCCCATGTCTCTGCTGATGGGACACTACCTCCCTTCAGATGATGAACAGTCACTTCAAGAAGTGCCCTCGGGGCTGGATTGTTTACCACAAG ACCTGGACCATTGTTCAGTGCCTCTGCTGACTCCGTGCAGTAAAGCAGTGATGAGTCAAGCCCTCAAGGCCAGTTTCAGCGGCTTCTCCAAGGTGCAGCTGAGCTGTGGCATCTCCAAAA ACCCCTGCAGGTGGACCCGGCAGCACGTGCTGCAGTGGCTGCAGTGGGCGGTCAGCGAGTTCAGCCTGGCCGAGGTCGACTACGTTAAGTTTAACATGACCGGACAGCAGCTCTGCGATCTGGACAAGGACGCCTTCCTGCAGCTGGCGCCCGACTTTGTGGGCGACATTTTGTGGGAGCATCTGGATCAGATGATGAAAG aATGCCAAGAAGATGAGGCGATGTCAGAAACCCAGAGCGGCATTGTTCCCTCTGCAGTTCACTGGATGAGCTCTGCTG ATGACAGCCGTGCAGCCGTGCAGCTTCACGCGAGCGGGAACAGTCTGCTGAGGCAGCTGTTCGAGAGCTCCGACAAGACGTCTGCTCTGATCCTGGACCAGGAGTTCTTCCCGCCGTCCAAACCCCAGCTGGACCTCAGCTACATGACCGAGAGCCAGCACTTCTCCAGCGCCGGCTCCATGTCCAAACCCT TTTCACTTCAAGACCAGAGTTCACTGGACAGCGTGGAGAACTACGAGGGCCTCCGCTCGTGGGGCAGCCAGTCGTCGCTCGCCGACACGCAGAGGGTCCCGTCCCTCGACAGCTTCGACGATGAGCACAGCGCGGCGTCGCTCGGCTTCAGCCAGCAGAGTTTGTCATTCAAGGACTACATCCAGGGGAGGAATGAGCTCTCTGAAGCAGGAAAGCCGGCAGTGCCAGCGGCCGCCCTGGCCAGGTTCACCG GAAGTGGACCGATCCAGCTCTGGCAATTTCTGCTGGAGCTCCTGACTGATAAAAACTGCCAGTCCATCATCAGCTGGACGGGAGACGGATGGGAGTTCAAACTCACCGACCCTGACGAG GTGGCTCAGCGCTGGGGCCAGAGGAAGAACAAGCCCAAGATGAATTACGAGAAGTTGAGCCGCGGCCTTCGCTATTACTACGACAAGAACATCATTCACAAGACGTCGGGGAAGCGCTACGTGTACCGCTTCGTCTGCAACCTCGAGAAGCTCCTCGGCTATTCGGCCGAAGAGCTCCACGTGGTGTTCGGCGTCCGGCCCGACACGGAGGACTGA
- the smg8 gene encoding protein SMG8, which produces MAFAVSIASLLQADLVEDAAYREDGLCVVGIFGKSSMQPGPPKEALINSLADKHIFSLFGGPEDGSEADCGSRIQALYSQESRVLYLLLSSVCDSRQLLRACESLSAGTGHSDAHEFWKGLERQHCLHLLYLFSVCHVLLLVHPNQTFDVTYDRLFRALDALRQKSLPLIRAAIKDCPVSKEWKVNCRPCPPRLLFVFLMNGVLKVSANGSESGGNPDKPKKHSPRRRLQHALEDQIYRIFRKSRVLTNQSSNCLFTVPANQAFVYVLPGPEEDPVSALLGHLRSYCSLREQDANTAISGPRRYQQMRRSARQPPWSGDSGGLSVGGQPVDCSLKEFLWQHVELVLTKKGFDDSVGRNPQPSHFELPTYSKWLQVASRLHQVIISNTEEELAELSVKVQSQLKVLESFLDADAKFSENRCQKALPLAHSAYQSSLPHNYTTTVHKNQLAQALRVYSQHARGVAFQRYALQLHEDCYKFWSNGHQLCEERSLTDQHCVHKFHLLPQPGEKPEMDRNPPILNHNSRGRSTSSCNCGRKQAPREDPFDIQAANYDFYQMLEEKCCGKLERIEFPVFQPSTPDPAPACNQAPRPPSEASGPGEAERMKEPSTAQSHTPGDNTSLSLALSLGQSTDSLGPYADGDGSEAQVQHKRPSLVDRQPSTVEYLPGMLHSGCPKGLLPKFSSWSLVKLGPAKSYNCHSGLEQPGFLPGSSFLLPWDLLIRSRPEEEAGLVEPLDGSASSWPAPNKALVGKRASTGGLGRSRRRDDVVRVFVGFEYEDSRGRRFLSSGPDKIVKVLGPGGAKEPATRVLNTDMPLYVPSPAPGRGLKPHLAQLARLFIVVPDAPLEITLNPQVQPGPPPCPVFHPEQTDVVLPPDGLWVLRFPYSYVTERGPCYPPKENQPLTNYKVLRGILRATTATPPPQ; this is translated from the exons ATGGCGTTTGCCGTCAGCATCGCGTCTTTGCTGCAGGCGGACCTGGTAGAAGACGCTGCGTACCGGGAGGACGGCCTCTGTGTTGTCGGTATTTTCGGGAAGAGCTCCATGCAGCCCGGCCCGCCCAAGGAGGCTCTCATCAACAGCCTGGCCGACAAACACATCTTCTCGCTGTTCGGCGGCCCGGAAGACGGCAGCGAGGCGGACTGCGGCAGCCGCATCCAGGCTCTGTACAGCCAGGAGAGCCGGGTGCTCTACCTGCTGCTGTCCTCCGTCTGCGACAGCCGCCAGCTGCTGCGGGCCTGCGAGTCCCTGAGCGCCGGGACGGGACACTCCGACGCGCATGAGTTCTGGAAAGGCCTGGAGAGACAGCACTGCCTCCACCTGCTCTACCTGTTCTCGGTGTGCCACGTCCTCCTCCTGGTCCACCCCAACCAGACCTTCGACGTGACCTACGACCGGCTGTTCAGAGCCCTGGACGCGCTGCGGCAGAAGTCGCTGCCTCTGATCCGAGCCGCCATCAAAGACTGCCCGGTGTCCAAGGAGTGGAAGGTGAACTGCCGGCCGTGCCCGCCGCGCCTGCTCTTCGTCTTCCTCATGAACGGCGTGCTGAAGGTGTCCGCCAACGGGTCCGAGTCCGGAGGAAACCCCGACAAGCCCAAGAAGCACTCCCCCCGCAGGAGGCTGCAGCACGCCCTGGAGGACCAGATCTACCGCATCTTCCGGAAGAGCCGCGTCCTGACCAACCAGAGCAGCAACTGCCTGTTCACCGTGCCGGCCAACCAGGCCTTCGTGTACGTGCTGCCGGGCCCGGAGGAGGACCCGGTGAGCGCCCTGCTGGGCCACCTGCGCTCCTACTGCAGCCTCCGCGAGCAGGACGCCAACACGGCCATATCAGGGCCCAGGCGCTACCAGCAGATGCGGCGCTCGGCCCGGCAGCCGCCCTGGAGCGGAGACTCCGGGGGTCTGTCGGTGGGCGGCCAGCCGGTGGACTGCAGCTTGAAGGAGTTCCTGTGGCAGCATGTGGAGCTGGTGCTCACCAAGAAAGGCTTCGATGACAGTGTGGGCCGCAACCCGCAGCCCTCGCACTTCGAGCTGCCCACCTACTCCAAGTGGCTGCAGGTGGCCTCCAGGCTCCACCAGGTGATCATAAGCAACACGGAGGAAGAGCTGGCCGAGCTGTCGGTGAAGGTCCAGAGCCAGCTGAAGGTTCTGGAGAGCTTCCTCGACGCGGACGCAAAGTTCTCCGAGAACAGATGCCAGAAGGCTCTGCCGCTGGCCCACAGCGCGTACCAGTCCAGCCTGCCGCACAACTACACCACCACCGTGCACAAGAACCAGCTGGCCCAGGCGCTGCGGGTGTACAGCCAGCACGCCCGGGGGGTGGCCTTCCAGCGCTACGCCCTGCAGCTGCATGAGGACTGCTACAAGTTCTGGAGTAACGGCCACCAGCTCTGCGAGGAGAGGAGCCTCACCGACCAACACTGTGTGCACAAGTTCCACCTGCTGCCCCAGCCAG GTGAGAAGCCAGAGATGGATCGCAATCCACCCATACTCAACCACAACAGCAGAGGGCGCTCTACCAGCTCCTGTAACTGTGGGAGGAAGCAGGCTCCTCGCGAGGATCCGTTTGACATCCAGGCTGCCAACTACGACTTCTACCAG ATGCTGGAGGAGAAGTGCTGCGGGAAACTGGAGAGGATCGAGTTTCCGGTGTTCCAGCCTAGCACTCCGGACCCGGCGCCGGCCTGCAACCAAGCTCCGCGGCCCCCCTCTGAGGCCTCGGGGCCTGGGGAGGCGGAGAGGATGAAGGAGCCCAGCACGGCTCAGAGCCACACCCCCGGAGACAACACCAGCCTCAGCCTGGCCCTCAGCCTGGGCCAGTCCACCGACAGCCTGGGGCCCTACGCGGACGGGGACGGCAGCGAGGCCCAGGTCCAGCACAAAAGGCCCAGCCTGGTGGACCGCCAGCCCTCCACCGTGGAATACCTCCCCGGCATGCTGCACTCAGGCTGCCCCAAGGGTCTGCTGCCCAAGTTCTCCAGCTGGTCCCTGGTCAAACTGGGCCCGGCCAAGTCCTACAACTGCCACTCGGGTCTCGAACAGCCGGGCTTCCTCCCCGGGTCCTCGTTCCTCCTCCCGTGGGACTTGCTGATCCGCTCCCGACCCGAGGAAGAGGCAGGGCTGGTCGAGCCGCTGGACGGAAGTGCCTCGTCGTGGCCCGCCCCCAACAAGGCTCTGGTGGGGAAGCGAGCGAGCACCGGGGGGCTGGGGAGGAGTCGCAGGAGGGACGACGTGGTGCGAGTCTTTGTGGGGTTCGAGTATGAAGACAGCCGGGGCCGGCGATTCCTCAGCTCAGGGCCGGATAAGATAGTGAAGGTGCTGGGGCCCGGGGGCGCCAAAGAGCCCGCCACCAGAGTGCTGAACACGGACATGCCACTGTACGTCCCCTCCCCCGCTCCAGGCCGTGGCTTGAAGCCTCATTTAGCCCAGTTGGCTCGCCTTTTCATCGTGGTGCCTGATGCCCCGCTGGAAATCACCCTCAACCCACAG GTGCAGCCAGGCCCTCCTCCCTGTCCAGTTTTCCACCCGGAGCAGACAGatgtggtgctgccccctgatGGCCTTTGGGTGCTGCGGTTCCCCTACTCCTATGTGACAGAGCGGGGCCCTTGTTACCCCCCGAAAGAGAACCAGCCTCTCACCAACTACAAGGTGCTGCGCGGCATCCTGAGGGCCACCACCGCCACCCCTCCACCACAGTGA